The following proteins come from a genomic window of Galactobacillus timonensis:
- the frr gene encoding ribosome recycling factor, with protein sequence MSYPIIDSSKEKMDKQMEFFHEQLNTVRTGVANAAMLNGVEAEYYGSMTPLNQIASIKVEEGRTLVIKPYDPSSLKDIEKALNKADLGIAPQNDGTVIRLAVPQLTGETRKEMSKKVSKIAEDAKVQIRNIRRDAMNVVKKDKTVDEDTQKDMEDEIQKLTDKYTDQIAAIADKKSKEVMNVQ encoded by the coding sequence ATGTCTTACCCGATTATTGATTCGTCCAAGGAAAAGATGGACAAACAGATGGAATTTTTCCACGAGCAGCTCAACACGGTTCGTACAGGTGTCGCCAATGCGGCCATGCTCAATGGCGTTGAGGCAGAATATTACGGATCTATGACGCCGCTCAATCAGATCGCCAGCATCAAGGTTGAAGAGGGCAGAACGCTGGTCATCAAGCCGTATGACCCGTCCTCTCTGAAGGATATTGAGAAGGCGCTGAACAAGGCGGATCTCGGTATTGCGCCGCAGAATGACGGCACCGTTATCCGTCTGGCTGTTCCGCAGCTGACTGGCGAAACGCGTAAGGAGATGAGCAAGAAGGTTTCCAAGATCGCGGAAGATGCTAAGGTGCAGATCCGCAACATCCGCCGCGATGCGATGAATGTCGTCAAGAAGGACAAGACCGTAGACGAAGACACGCAGAAGGATATGGAAGATGAGATCCAGAAACTGACGGACAAGTATACGGATCAGATCGCTGCCATCGCTGACAAGAAGTCTAAAGAAGTAATGAACGTGCAGTAA
- the dxr gene encoding 1-deoxy-D-xylulose-5-phosphate reductoisomerase has translation MKRLLLLGASGSIGVQTLDIVRRFPEEYFLVSFGVGHRIEKVAEILSVFPEVSSFSVAEETDAEELRKQYPDKEILSGDEGMITLAERDDYDLLVNALVGFVGFLPTYRAIAAGHDVALANKETLVCGGALIEAALKKYGRKLYPIDSEHSAIWQCLQGNRKDQVERLIITCSGGPFRTFTKQQLASVTVTQALAHPRWTMGAKITIDSADLMNKGFEVIEAHWLFGLPYEKIDVVVHPESMIHSMVEYVDHSVMAQMAVPDMRLPIAYALSWPDRHPLPVDALDLLKVGSLHFEAPDTDRFPLLALAYEAGKAGGNQAAIVNGANEAANAAFRSGLIGFTDITRIVEKVVHSSSYEELNDIDALLRADRYGRSAAEAMIQGERKS, from the coding sequence ATGAAGAGGCTGTTATTGCTGGGTGCTTCGGGTTCCATCGGCGTACAGACACTGGATATCGTGCGCCGCTTTCCTGAAGAATACTTTCTTGTTTCGTTCGGCGTCGGTCACCGGATCGAAAAGGTAGCTGAAATTCTTTCCGTGTTCCCGGAGGTTTCTTCGTTTTCGGTTGCCGAGGAAACGGATGCCGAAGAATTAAGAAAACAGTATCCGGACAAGGAAATCCTCTCTGGCGATGAGGGAATGATCACTCTTGCCGAGAGGGATGACTATGATCTGCTGGTGAATGCACTGGTTGGTTTTGTTGGTTTTCTGCCGACGTATCGGGCCATTGCGGCGGGGCATGATGTGGCCCTTGCCAATAAGGAGACACTGGTCTGTGGCGGAGCGCTGATTGAAGCAGCGCTGAAGAAATACGGTCGGAAGCTGTATCCGATTGACAGTGAGCACAGTGCAATCTGGCAGTGTCTGCAGGGAAACCGGAAGGATCAGGTGGAACGTCTGATCATCACATGCTCCGGCGGACCGTTCCGTACCTTTACGAAGCAGCAGCTTGCTTCGGTAACGGTGACTCAGGCGCTGGCGCATCCGCGCTGGACGATGGGTGCGAAGATTACGATTGATTCGGCGGATCTGATGAACAAGGGCTTTGAAGTGATTGAGGCGCACTGGCTCTTCGGTCTGCCGTATGAGAAGATTGATGTTGTCGTGCATCCGGAGAGTATGATTCACTCGATGGTGGAGTATGTGGACCACAGCGTGATGGCGCAGATGGCTGTTCCGGATATGCGTCTTCCGATTGCCTATGCTCTCAGCTGGCCGGATCGGCATCCACTGCCGGTGGATGCGCTGGATCTTTTGAAGGTTGGTTCACTTCATTTTGAGGCACCGGATACGGATCGTTTCCCTCTGCTGGCGCTCGCCTACGAAGCCGGAAAGGCCGGCGGCAATCAGGCGGCGATTGTCAATGGAGCCAATGAAGCTGCCAATGCGGCATTCCGCAGCGGGTTGATCGGTTTTACGGATATTACGCGGATTGTTGAGAAAGTTGTTCATTCCTCTTCCTATGAGGAGCTGAATGATATTGATGCGCTGCTGCGGGCGGATCGCTATGGGCGTTCTGCGGCAGAGGCGATGATACAAGGAGAACGTAAATCTTGA
- the pyrH gene encoding UMP kinase, translating into MYKRVLLKLSGEALQGKEKNFDPLVLKNLAKQVKEIHDLGVQVAIVVGGGNFIRGKTVAEIGIDRVQGDYMGMLATIINALAIQSALEREGVVTRVQTSIEMPKVAEPFIQRRAVHHLEKGIVVIFGGGTGSPFFSTDTTAALRASEISADVILMAKNGVDGVYSADPKKDPNAVKYDHLTYMDLLNQGLQVMDSTATSMCMDNDIELLVFNMNEDGSIVKAVQGTVQGTVINKNSD; encoded by the coding sequence ATGTATAAGCGTGTACTGTTGAAGCTGAGCGGTGAAGCCCTGCAGGGCAAGGAAAAGAATTTTGACCCGCTTGTTTTGAAGAATCTCGCGAAGCAGGTGAAGGAAATTCATGATCTTGGCGTTCAGGTCGCAATCGTTGTCGGCGGCGGCAACTTCATTCGCGGCAAGACGGTTGCTGAGATCGGCATCGACCGTGTGCAGGGTGATTATATGGGGATGCTGGCGACGATTATCAATGCGCTGGCGATTCAGAGTGCTCTGGAACGGGAAGGTGTTGTGACCCGTGTACAGACGAGCATCGAGATGCCGAAGGTTGCTGAGCCGTTTATTCAGCGGCGAGCTGTTCATCATCTGGAAAAGGGCATCGTTGTCATCTTCGGCGGCGGCACGGGATCGCCATTCTTCTCGACGGATACGACGGCGGCGCTGCGTGCATCGGAGATTTCGGCCGATGTCATTCTGATGGCGAAGAATGGTGTTGACGGTGTGTACAGCGCAGATCCCAAGAAGGATCCCAATGCGGTGAAGTATGATCATCTGACCTATATGGATCTGTTGAATCAGGGTCTGCAGGTCATGGATTCGACAGCCACCAGCATGTGCATGGACAATGACATTGAGCTTCTCGTCTTCAACATGAATGAGGACGGTAGTATTGTTAAGGCAGTACAGGGTACGGTTCAGGGAACCGTGATCAATAAGAATTCAGACTGA
- a CDS encoding alpha-amylase, translated as MAVQRDLYPDENPTIYQCFNWNSPGDGTFWDRLRAQAARLKELGVSAVWMPPAYKGFGGIHDVGYGVYDMYDLGEFNQKGTIRTKYGTKDAYLACIRSLHDHGMLALADIVFNQRLGADETETVKVRRCDPNDRLHFLSDTYEIDAWTKFTFPGRKGIYDPFQYNASCFDGCDYDERTGQKGIYLFDGKHWDPNVDPDNDNFDFLMGCDLDMDQPFVQEELVRWGKWYLDFTGIDGFRMDALKHISRPFIASWIRTMRSLTGKELPAIGEYWSGDVDRLLKDAESLQDEFGLFDVPLHFHFFDISHANGNYDLGSLFQNTLIQRKKDQAIAFVNNHDTQPGQALESYVTPWFQPAAYACILLMKDMVPCVFEGDLYGIEGTDISGLKELPALMKLRRDAAYGDELDYFDDADTVGFVRTGDDHHPDSGAVVIFTDRDRNEKTMNCSGAFANTVLYDALGHCDPVQTDEYGTGTFHVAPGSASAYVRQEMLKKIAD; from the coding sequence ATGGCAGTGCAGCGTGATCTTTACCCGGATGAAAACCCAACGATCTACCAGTGCTTTAACTGGAACTCGCCCGGCGACGGCACCTTCTGGGACCGCCTGCGTGCACAGGCAGCCCGGCTCAAAGAGCTCGGCGTATCCGCTGTCTGGATGCCTCCGGCCTACAAAGGCTTTGGAGGCATCCATGACGTCGGCTATGGCGTCTACGACATGTATGACCTTGGTGAATTCAATCAGAAAGGCACCATCCGAACCAAGTACGGGACCAAAGATGCCTACCTTGCCTGCATCCGCTCTCTTCATGACCATGGAATGCTCGCTCTGGCAGACATTGTCTTCAACCAGCGGCTGGGAGCGGATGAAACGGAAACTGTCAAAGTCCGCCGCTGCGATCCCAACGACCGTCTGCACTTTCTCAGTGACACGTATGAAATTGATGCCTGGACAAAATTTACCTTTCCCGGCCGTAAGGGCATCTACGATCCGTTTCAGTACAATGCCTCCTGTTTCGACGGCTGTGATTATGATGAACGCACCGGACAGAAGGGAATCTATCTCTTCGATGGCAAGCACTGGGATCCCAACGTCGATCCCGACAATGACAATTTCGACTTCCTGATGGGATGTGATCTCGACATGGACCAGCCGTTTGTCCAGGAAGAACTCGTCCGCTGGGGGAAATGGTATCTGGATTTCACGGGCATTGACGGCTTCCGCATGGATGCTCTGAAGCATATCAGCCGCCCCTTCATTGCCAGCTGGATCCGGACCATGCGCAGCCTCACCGGAAAAGAGCTGCCCGCAATCGGCGAGTACTGGAGCGGCGATGTTGACCGTCTGCTGAAAGATGCGGAAAGTCTGCAGGATGAGTTCGGCCTCTTCGATGTTCCTCTGCACTTTCACTTCTTCGATATCTCCCATGCCAATGGAAACTATGATCTGGGAAGTCTGTTTCAGAATACGCTGATTCAGCGCAAGAAAGATCAGGCGATCGCCTTTGTAAACAATCACGATACGCAGCCCGGGCAGGCGCTGGAATCCTATGTAACACCATGGTTTCAGCCGGCGGCCTACGCCTGCATTCTGCTGATGAAGGACATGGTGCCGTGCGTCTTTGAAGGTGACCTTTACGGCATCGAAGGCACGGATATTTCCGGACTGAAGGAACTGCCGGCACTCATGAAACTGCGCCGTGATGCGGCCTATGGCGACGAATTGGATTACTTTGATGATGCCGATACGGTCGGGTTTGTCCGTACGGGCGATGATCATCATCCTGACAGCGGCGCCGTCGTCATCTTCACGGACCGCGACCGGAATGAAAAAACGATGAACTGCTCCGGGGCATTTGCCAATACGGTTCTCTATGATGCGCTGGGGCATTGTGATCCTGTTCAAACTGATGAATACGGAACCGGCACCTTCCATGTCGCTCCCGGCAGTGCTTCGGCCTATGTCAGACAGGAAATGCTCAAGAAAATCGCAGACTGA
- a CDS encoding M50 family metallopeptidase produces the protein MNTFVILILFLLMLSVIICIHEWGHLRVAKHFGVYCFEYSFGMGPVLHQWKKGETVYSLRALPVGGFVSMAGEEDGDAAYPDVTVPEGRRLTDQAPWKRILIMLAGIFMNFVLAYLIFTGLVLYSGTYVTSPAAEIAAVVTDSPAEAAGLQADDVIEKLTFADGYSVSPKTFTDLQYALAADDSFPITFTVSRGGTDVEVAVTPVYDEEAESYRIGIQGPQAAVHDVNVLNCWKYGAIEMVDLTRAMFQSIGRLFTAGGMKQLSGPVGIYSATEQSVSYGAIGYLVLIAELSLNVGIFNLFPLPVLDGGQVLFTIAEWISGHPVNQKVKMAMMLATWALLIVLMIAVTWNDIGRLV, from the coding sequence TTGAATACTTTTGTGATATTGATTCTGTTCCTGCTGATGTTGTCAGTGATCATCTGCATTCATGAGTGGGGACACCTGCGGGTGGCAAAGCATTTCGGGGTGTACTGCTTCGAGTACAGCTTCGGCATGGGGCCGGTGCTTCATCAGTGGAAAAAAGGAGAGACGGTTTACAGCCTGCGGGCTCTGCCCGTCGGCGGCTTTGTTTCGATGGCAGGGGAAGAAGACGGGGATGCGGCCTATCCGGATGTGACAGTTCCGGAAGGCAGAAGGCTGACGGATCAGGCGCCATGGAAGCGGATCCTGATCATGCTGGCAGGGATCTTCATGAACTTCGTGCTTGCCTATCTGATCTTTACGGGCCTGGTTCTTTACAGCGGGACGTACGTAACTTCGCCGGCGGCTGAGATTGCGGCGGTTGTCACGGACAGCCCGGCGGAAGCGGCCGGGCTGCAGGCAGACGATGTCATTGAAAAGCTCACGTTTGCGGATGGCTATTCGGTATCGCCGAAGACCTTCACGGATCTGCAGTATGCGCTGGCGGCGGATGATTCGTTTCCGATCACCTTTACGGTGAGCCGCGGCGGGACGGATGTTGAGGTGGCGGTGACGCCGGTATATGATGAAGAGGCGGAAAGCTACCGGATCGGAATCCAGGGGCCGCAGGCGGCAGTTCATGATGTCAATGTTCTGAACTGTTGGAAATACGGTGCCATTGAGATGGTAGATCTGACGCGGGCGATGTTTCAGTCGATCGGACGTCTGTTTACGGCCGGCGGAATGAAGCAGCTGAGCGGACCGGTCGGTATCTATTCGGCGACGGAGCAGTCGGTTTCCTATGGGGCGATCGGATATCTGGTGCTGATTGCGGAGCTTTCACTGAATGTTGGCATCTTCAATCTGTTTCCGCTGCCGGTGCTGGATGGGGGACAGGTGCTGTTTACCATCGCCGAGTGGATCAGCGGTCATCCGGTGAACCAGAAGGTGAAGATGGCGATGATGCTGGCGACATGGGCGCTGCTCATTGTGCTGATGATTGCCGTGACATGGAATGATATTGGACGTTTAGTCTAA
- the galE gene encoding UDP-glucose 4-epimerase GalE, translating into MATILVTGGTGYIGSHTCVSLLNAGYDVVILDNLYNSNIHVLDRIETITGKRPKFYDVDILDRTGLEKVFDENHIDAVIHFAGYKAVGESVQIPLTYYQNNIAGSLNLYEIMAKHGVKTLVFSSSATVYGNPEKCPIPETAKVGGTTNPYGATKVMNERILEDVGRSDKAWSVLLLRYFNPIGAHPSGLLGEVPNGIPNNLVPYIARVANGTLEYLRVFGDDYPTPDGTGVRDYIHVCDLADGHVNAVKYALEHKGVDHINLGTGHGYSVLDVLHAYEKACGKKIPYRILPRRAGDIAECYADPGKAAKLLGWKAKYDIDDMCRDSWNFTLKNPNGIE; encoded by the coding sequence ATGGCAACGATTCTTGTGACAGGGGGCACCGGATATATCGGGTCCCATACGTGTGTATCTCTGCTGAACGCGGGATACGATGTTGTGATTCTGGACAATCTTTACAATTCGAACATCCATGTGCTCGACCGGATTGAGACAATCACCGGGAAGCGGCCGAAGTTCTATGACGTCGATATTCTGGACCGCACCGGTCTGGAAAAGGTATTTGATGAAAATCACATTGATGCGGTGATTCACTTCGCTGGATACAAGGCAGTCGGTGAGTCGGTTCAGATTCCGCTGACGTATTATCAGAACAATATTGCCGGTTCACTGAACCTGTATGAGATCATGGCCAAGCACGGCGTCAAGACGCTTGTCTTCTCTTCCAGTGCGACGGTCTACGGCAATCCTGAAAAGTGCCCGATCCCTGAGACGGCAAAGGTCGGCGGAACGACGAATCCTTATGGTGCAACCAAGGTGATGAATGAAAGGATTCTGGAAGACGTAGGCAGGTCGGACAAAGCCTGGTCCGTTCTGCTGCTGCGGTATTTCAATCCGATCGGTGCCCATCCGTCTGGACTGCTGGGCGAGGTGCCAAACGGCATTCCGAACAATCTGGTTCCTTACATTGCACGGGTTGCCAACGGTACGCTTGAGTATCTGCGTGTATTCGGCGATGATTATCCGACGCCGGATGGTACAGGAGTTCGTGACTACATTCATGTGTGCGACCTTGCGGATGGACATGTGAATGCGGTGAAGTATGCTCTGGAACATAAGGGCGTGGATCACATCAACCTTGGTACGGGCCATGGCTATTCGGTTCTCGACGTTCTGCATGCCTATGAAAAGGCCTGTGGAAAGAAGATTCCGTACCGCATTCTGCCGCGCCGTGCAGGTGATATTGCGGAGTGCTATGCAGATCCTGGCAAGGCGGCGAAGCTGCTGGGCTGGAAGGCAAAGTACGATATTGATGACATGTGCCGTGATTCCTGGAACTTCACGCTGAAGAATCCGAACGGCATTGAATGA
- a CDS encoding ISL3 family transposase produces MSEQSDKQAILEFFNLDTGSVENVIFHNDNGSASVHVLLRPDHPPCPDCGCTLPRVKDYIDKKISHGVFTDRECTIFYHARRYICPVCHRTYYENNPFCFRKQHISALTVENILNDLKIQTETFASVAKRYHISPTTAASVFDAHVKEARRPLPTLMCWDENYAFYHPGENSKYVFVILDFESQEPVDILPSRRKDYLLSYFLKIPVEERKRVKMIATDMYSEYRAIIRQLFPKAYHSVDHYHVSQELSRKADSVRIRVMKQTPKYIEGTKTQTNEYYLLKTFNWMIFKRLDARDKDGKKLFDPGHPRKMNRKLNRFLNYYEIKAMIEAVHPDLKKAWDLKDDVVDFYDNCTYDTAPQELNKLIQSFAASGIPEMKEFSRTLISWREEIINSFIVVKQRHTVDKDTGQVVVSDIKLNNGLMENRNSIIKTIKKAANGYTNWDRFRNRCLYVLRKSSRPLLNPVIPPKKVKQ; encoded by the coding sequence ATGTCCGAACAATCTGATAAACAGGCCATTCTTGAATTCTTTAACCTCGATACAGGCAGTGTGGAGAATGTCATCTTCCATAATGACAATGGCAGTGCGTCTGTCCATGTTTTACTGCGGCCGGATCATCCGCCTTGTCCCGATTGCGGCTGTACCCTGCCAAGGGTTAAGGACTACATTGACAAGAAGATAAGCCACGGCGTCTTTACTGATCGTGAGTGCACCATCTTCTATCATGCCCGCAGGTACATCTGTCCTGTCTGTCATCGAACGTACTATGAGAACAATCCATTCTGTTTCAGGAAGCAGCACATCTCCGCCCTCACGGTTGAAAACATTCTGAACGATTTGAAGATTCAGACCGAGACCTTCGCTTCCGTCGCTAAGCGGTATCACATCTCTCCCACAACCGCTGCCTCCGTCTTCGATGCCCACGTAAAGGAGGCGCGAAGACCTCTGCCCACATTGATGTGCTGGGATGAGAACTACGCATTTTATCATCCGGGAGAGAACTCAAAATATGTGTTCGTTATTCTCGACTTTGAGTCACAGGAGCCGGTGGATATCCTGCCAAGCAGAAGAAAAGATTATCTGCTCAGCTACTTTCTCAAAATCCCAGTGGAAGAGCGAAAGCGCGTCAAAATGATTGCCACGGACATGTATAGTGAATACCGCGCCATCATACGTCAGCTGTTCCCTAAGGCCTATCATTCCGTTGACCATTATCATGTCAGCCAGGAGCTCTCCAGAAAGGCTGACAGCGTCCGGATCAGAGTAATGAAGCAGACTCCAAAATATATTGAAGGCACAAAAACACAAACCAACGAGTATTATCTGCTGAAGACATTCAACTGGATGATATTCAAGCGGCTGGACGCCAGAGACAAAGATGGTAAAAAGCTGTTCGATCCCGGCCATCCAAGGAAAATGAACCGCAAGCTGAACCGGTTCCTCAATTATTACGAAATTAAAGCCATGATCGAAGCCGTTCATCCCGATTTGAAAAAGGCATGGGACCTCAAGGATGACGTTGTGGACTTCTATGACAACTGCACTTACGATACTGCTCCCCAGGAGCTGAACAAACTGATTCAGTCCTTCGCAGCCAGTGGTATTCCGGAAATGAAAGAGTTCTCCCGCACCCTGATCAGCTGGAGAGAGGAGATTATCAACTCCTTCATTGTCGTAAAGCAGCGTCATACAGTCGATAAGGACACAGGCCAGGTGGTAGTGTCCGACATAAAACTGAATAACGGATTGATGGAGAACCGGAACTCAATCATCAAGACGATCAAAAAAGCAGCCAACGGATATACCAACTGGGACAGATTCCGCAACCGCTGCCTCTATGTGCTCAGGAAGAGCTCCCGGCCATTGTTGAACCCTGTCATTCCGCCAAAGAAGGTTAAGCAATGA
- the uppS gene encoding polyprenyl diphosphate synthase, whose product MNECRHAAIIMDGNGRWAKAHGKPRTAGHLAGADNVRTIAIAADQLGIRYLTLYAFSTENWRRSKEEVGYIMKLPAYFFKKYMQEFLDRGFQMHMIGELDALPADTRRVLLDAVEESKNNTGLSLNICMNYGSQREILLAARRYAADVRDGKADLNLDEHGFEQYLMTAGMPPVDLLIRTSGEQRISNYLLWQIAYAELEFVPESWPEFTPEVLKRCLQEYYARDRRFGGVAGEKPVGSAANL is encoded by the coding sequence ATGAACGAATGCAGACATGCGGCCATCATCATGGACGGCAACGGACGCTGGGCAAAGGCCCATGGAAAACCACGTACCGCCGGTCATCTGGCGGGGGCGGACAATGTGCGCACCATTGCCATTGCGGCGGATCAGCTGGGCATCCGCTATCTGACGCTTTATGCGTTTTCAACGGAGAACTGGCGGCGCTCGAAGGAAGAAGTCGGTTACATCATGAAGCTGCCTGCCTATTTCTTTAAGAAGTACATGCAGGAATTTCTGGATCGCGGCTTTCAGATGCATATGATCGGAGAGCTGGATGCGCTTCCGGCCGATACGCGCAGGGTACTTCTTGATGCGGTGGAAGAGTCGAAAAACAATACCGGACTGTCACTGAACATCTGCATGAACTATGGCTCGCAGCGGGAGATCCTCCTCGCTGCTCGAAGGTACGCGGCCGATGTACGGGACGGGAAGGCAGATCTGAATCTTGATGAACACGGCTTTGAACAGTATCTGATGACGGCAGGCATGCCGCCGGTGGATCTTCTGATTCGAACAAGCGGAGAACAGCGGATATCGAACTATCTGCTGTGGCAGATTGCCTATGCGGAGCTGGAGTTTGTTCCGGAAAGCTGGCCGGAGTTTACGCCCGAGGTTCTCAAACGCTGTCTGCAGGAGTACTATGCTAGAGACCGGCGGTTTGGCGGTGTGGCCGGTGAAAAGCCGGTTGGAAGCGCGGCAAATCTCTGA
- a CDS encoding phosphatidate cytidylyltransferase — translation MNKMLKKSLVALILIACVLPPFLIGGIAMDILVGAITALAAVEIASLEDGKRHYAFAVVIFAAVELMTYTEDVTVSFSISMWLFFLFCCDLASEKMTTDRIAYTFIMSMILMLAWRGVDRICIHGFNGLMMLFVGIACYMCDTGAYFIGSFFGKHKMNPRLSPHKTWEGAIGGYAVAVVCALLWGFLVMIPYAPKTAPAELVVVASFLLPAVAEVGDLAFSAIKRRWGIKDYGSLLPGHGGILDRIDSLLFCLMAFNGLLILWSL, via the coding sequence ATGAATAAAATGTTGAAGAAATCCCTGGTTGCGCTGATTCTGATTGCGTGCGTTTTGCCGCCGTTTCTGATCGGCGGCATTGCGATGGACATTCTTGTCGGTGCGATCACGGCGCTGGCAGCGGTGGAAATCGCTTCGCTGGAAGATGGGAAGCGGCACTATGCGTTTGCGGTCGTCATTTTCGCTGCCGTGGAGCTGATGACCTATACGGAAGATGTGACGGTTTCCTTTTCAATCAGTATGTGGCTGTTCTTCCTCTTCTGCTGTGATCTTGCCAGTGAGAAGATGACGACGGACCGGATTGCCTATACCTTCATCATGTCTATGATTCTGATGCTGGCATGGCGCGGTGTCGACCGCATTTGCATTCACGGCTTCAACGGACTGATGATGCTGTTTGTGGGCATTGCCTGCTACATGTGCGATACAGGTGCCTATTTCATCGGTAGTTTCTTCGGCAAACACAAGATGAATCCGCGCCTCTCTCCGCATAAAACCTGGGAAGGTGCGATCGGAGGCTATGCGGTTGCCGTTGTGTGCGCGCTGCTGTGGGGCTTCCTGGTGATGATTCCATACGCTCCAAAGACAGCTCCGGCAGAGCTGGTTGTTGTCGCAAGCTTTCTTCTGCCGGCGGTTGCCGAGGTTGGCGATCTGGCTTTTTCTGCCATCAAGCGCAGATGGGGCATCAAGGACTACGGCTCACTGCTGCCGGGACATGGCGGCATCCTGGACCGGATTGATTCGCTGCTCTTCTGTCTGATGGCCTTCAACGGTCTTTTGATTCTCTGGAGTCTGTGA
- a CDS encoding DUF6431 domain-containing protein, whose amino-acid sequence MECSDPVLDPETGLSMNHCGTARRCVKTPEGSYWIWIPVVVSSNGRHHRVLPDFLVPYKHYSVQTIESALDNDLDLDRYSLPSDSSVYRWNKWLDKLIVQLRIFLKLVDPPDSLLQQLRVLFRRDVRRAPEYDSSSGWVAGINLCLNGPNDFDLGLS is encoded by the coding sequence ATGGAATGCAGCGATCCTGTTTTGGATCCTGAAACAGGCCTGTCAATGAATCACTGTGGAACAGCCAGAAGATGCGTTAAAACGCCAGAAGGTTCTTACTGGATCTGGATCCCTGTCGTCGTCTCTTCCAACGGACGACATCACCGTGTCCTCCCTGATTTCCTTGTCCCTTACAAGCACTACTCGGTGCAGACCATCGAATCGGCTCTGGACAATGATCTGGATCTTGATCGTTATTCGCTTCCTTCCGATTCTTCCGTTTACCGTTGGAACAAATGGCTCGATAAGCTCATTGTGCAGCTCCGGATTTTCCTGAAGCTGGTTGATCCGCCTGATTCGCTGCTTCAACAGCTTCGTGTTCTATTCCGGCGTGATGTCCGCCGGGCTCCGGAATATGATTCTTCCAGTGGCTGGGTGGCCGGAATCAATCTCTGCCTGAATGGGCCAAATGACTTTGACTTGGGCCTTTCCTGA